In one Methanobrevibacter arboriphilus genomic region, the following are encoded:
- a CDS encoding replication factor C small subunit: protein MKGPWVEKYRPQTLEDVVGQKHIIERLKNYVNEEGMPNLMFTGPAGVGKTTTALALVKSILGEYWRQNFLELNASDARGIETVRTNIKNFCRLKPVGAPFRIIFLDEVDNMTKDAQHALRREMEMYTKTASFILSCNYSSKIIDPIQSRCAIFRFAPIKGQDVADRLEYIANQENLDYESNSIETIVYFAEGDLRKAINLLQAAASGEGTITEDRIYEVVSKARPKDISDMVTKALTGDFMGARDLLRETMVLQGTSGEDMVNQIYQDVTKRAMEGKMDGEVYIPLIEAIADSDFRIREGANPRIQLEALLTKFL, encoded by the coding sequence ATGAAAGGACCTTGGGTAGAAAAATACAGACCACAAACTTTAGAAGATGTTGTAGGGCAAAAACACATTATTGAGCGATTAAAAAATTATGTAAATGAAGAAGGAATGCCAAACTTAATGTTTACAGGTCCTGCAGGAGTTGGAAAAACAACAACTGCCCTTGCTCTAGTTAAATCTATTTTAGGTGAATATTGGCGTCAAAACTTTTTAGAATTAAATGCTTCAGATGCAAGAGGTATTGAAACTGTTCGTACTAATATTAAGAATTTTTGCCGTTTGAAGCCTGTTGGAGCTCCATTTAGGATAATTTTCTTAGATGAAGTTGATAACATGACTAAAGATGCTCAACATGCATTGCGTCGTGAGATGGAGATGTATACTAAAACTGCTTCATTTATACTCTCATGTAATTACTCTTCTAAGATTATTGACCCTATTCAATCAAGATGTGCTATATTTAGATTTGCTCCAATTAAAGGTCAAGATGTTGCAGATAGATTAGAATACATAGCTAATCAAGAAAATCTAGACTATGAATCAAATTCTATTGAAACTATAGTTTACTTTGCTGAAGGAGACCTACGTAAAGCAATTAATCTCCTTCAAGCTGCAGCATCTGGTGAAGGTACAATAACAGAAGATAGAATATATGAGGTTGTTTCAAAGGCAAGGCCAAAAGATATTAGTGATATGGTTACTAAAGCTCTTACTGGTGATTTCATGGGCGCGAGAGACTTACTTCGTGAAACAATGGTTTTACAAGGAACTAGTGGAGAAGATATGGTAAATCAGATTTACCAAGATGTTACTAAAAGAGCAATGGAAGGGAAAATGGATGGAGAAGTGTATATTCCTTTGATTGAAGCTATTGCTGATTCTGACTTTAGAATTAGGGAAGGTGCAAACCCGAGGATTCAATTAGAAGCACTTTTAACTAAATTTTTATAA
- a CDS encoding replication factor C large subunit: MRWTEKYRPKNFDEIIGNGKQKKEIEAWVKEWKEGNPQPCLLLVGPAGTGKTTIAHVIAREFSDFIELNASDKRSYDIIMNTVGQSATTKSFFTNDNEYKLIILDEVDGIHGTDDRGGTRAIGKIIKESIHPIVMTANDFYSKRLTSIKPKCKVIKIGKVHTNSINALLKRICVKEGIEADPEAVRALAKGSNGDMRSALNTLQVIAEETKKLEMSDLELVSQKDNTNNIFDSVRRVLKSKSIDKVKNSLRLDEDPTLVLEYIAENIPREYEKPKEIKKAYEMVSEADLYFGRARQTRNYTYWRYASEFMGVGVALSKDDTYKKFTRLTGAMAFSLMGRTKGKRALRDGIAEKMAEKIHVSNSVAISMFPYLEIMFENDDVAYDISTFFDFDEDEIKRFRKRKIPKSVIKRKEKERQEELDKRKEKQNQDDLAKEKNIKLNNNSLNQEESLFTSNLEPNIKNKESNLKLETEKTKENKEELNSSKKDRINKNKSKKEEETTKTDDDKENNIKKDKEIKKDSAQKSLFNF; the protein is encoded by the coding sequence ATGCGTTGGACAGAAAAATACCGACCAAAAAATTTTGATGAAATTATTGGAAACGGTAAACAGAAAAAAGAAATTGAAGCATGGGTTAAAGAGTGGAAAGAAGGTAATCCTCAGCCATGCTTATTACTTGTTGGACCAGCTGGAACTGGGAAAACAACCATTGCTCATGTAATAGCTCGTGAATTTTCAGACTTTATTGAGCTTAATGCGAGTGATAAACGTTCCTATGACATAATCATGAATACTGTAGGTCAATCAGCAACTACCAAATCATTTTTTACTAATGATAATGAGTATAAACTTATTATATTAGATGAAGTCGATGGTATTCATGGAACTGATGATAGAGGTGGAACTAGAGCTATTGGTAAAATAATTAAAGAAAGTATCCATCCTATTGTTATGACAGCTAATGACTTTTATAGTAAAAGATTGACTAGTATAAAACCAAAATGTAAAGTCATTAAGATAGGAAAAGTCCATACTAATTCTATAAATGCATTACTCAAAAGAATATGTGTAAAAGAAGGAATTGAAGCAGACCCTGAAGCTGTACGTGCTTTAGCTAAAGGTTCTAATGGTGATATGAGATCAGCTTTAAACACTCTTCAAGTTATAGCTGAAGAAACTAAAAAACTTGAGATGTCTGACTTAGAGCTTGTTTCTCAAAAAGACAATACTAATAATATTTTTGATAGTGTTAGAAGAGTTTTAAAAAGTAAAAGTATTGATAAAGTAAAGAATTCTCTTAGATTAGATGAGGATCCAACTTTAGTATTAGAGTATATTGCTGAAAATATTCCTAGAGAATATGAAAAACCTAAAGAAATTAAAAAAGCTTATGAAATGGTTAGTGAAGCTGATTTATACTTTGGAAGAGCTAGGCAAACTAGAAATTATACTTATTGGAGATATGCTAGTGAATTTATGGGGGTTGGTGTTGCATTATCTAAAGATGATACTTATAAAAAATTCACAAGGCTTACTGGTGCAATGGCATTCTCTCTAATGGGAAGGACTAAAGGTAAAAGAGCTCTTAGAGATGGAATTGCAGAGAAAATGGCTGAAAAAATTCATGTTTCTAATAGTGTGGCTATTTCAATGTTTCCTTATCTTGAAATAATGTTTGAAAATGATGATGTAGCTTATGATATTTCCACATTCTTTGATTTTGATGAAGATGAAATAAAAAGATTCAGGAAAAGAAAAATTCCAAAGTCTGTTATTAAAAGAAAAGAAAAAGAAAGACAAGAAGAATTAGATAAAAGAAAAGAAAAACAAAATCAGGATGATTTAGCTAAAGAAAAAAATATTAAATTGAACAATAACTCATTAAATCAGGAAGAATCATTATTTACATCTAATTTAGAGCCTAATATAAAAAATAAAGAATCTAATTTAAAATTAGAAACTGAAAAAACAAAAGAAAATAAAGAAGAGTTAAATTCTTCAAAAAAAGACAGGATAAATAAAAATAAATCCAAAAAAGAAGAAGAAACTACTAAAACAGATGATGATAAAGAGAATAATATTAAAAAAGATAAAGAAATCAAAAAAGATTCTGCTCAAAAATCTTTATTTAATTTTTAA
- the hmgA gene encoding hydroxymethylglutaryl-CoA reductase (NADPH) — protein sequence MDKKDIIQKLKNGEMKLYEVDKYSSSTEQAIDIRREFIEETTNTKLNTISNYTLDMESASKKNIENPIGTIQIPIGVAGPLRINGEYTENKDFYVPLATSEGALVASVNRGCSTITEAGGVNARVIDDKMTRAPVIKAKSGVQAIEIKKWFEDNFQKLKKIAESTTNHGKLLKIDPILVVGNYIYPRFVYSTGDSMGMNMVTIATEKVLELLLNETDAQLIALSGNACVDKKPSSINLVEGRGKTVIADIIIPEEIVKNKLKTTAEAIVEVNTAKNLIGSAISGSMGFNAHFANMIGAIFLATGQDIAHVVEGSLGITTAEDRDGDLYFSVTMPDLPIATIGGGTSLKTANESLEILGVAGSGNVKKFAEIVIATVLAGELSLMGALAAGHLARAHKELGRA from the coding sequence ATGGATAAAAAAGATATAATCCAAAAACTTAAAAATGGTGAAATGAAATTATATGAAGTTGATAAATATTCATCTTCTACTGAACAAGCTATTGATATAAGAAGAGAGTTTATTGAAGAAACCACCAATACAAAACTCAATACAATATCTAATTACACTCTTGATATGGAATCAGCTTCTAAAAAAAATATTGAAAACCCCATTGGAACAATACAAATCCCAATTGGAGTTGCAGGACCATTAAGAATCAATGGAGAATACACAGAAAATAAAGATTTTTATGTTCCACTTGCAACATCTGAAGGAGCTCTTGTAGCATCAGTTAACAGAGGATGTTCTACAATAACAGAAGCAGGAGGAGTGAATGCTAGAGTTATTGATGATAAAATGACAAGAGCACCTGTGATTAAAGCAAAATCTGGAGTTCAAGCCATTGAAATTAAAAAATGGTTTGAAGACAACTTCCAAAAACTAAAAAAAATAGCGGAAAGTACCACAAACCATGGAAAACTTTTAAAAATTGACCCAATACTTGTTGTGGGAAATTACATTTACCCTCGTTTTGTTTACTCTACTGGAGATAGTATGGGAATGAACATGGTTACAATAGCTACAGAAAAAGTTTTAGAACTTTTATTAAATGAAACAGATGCTCAATTAATCGCACTAAGTGGTAATGCATGTGTTGATAAAAAACCATCTTCCATCAATTTAGTTGAAGGTAGAGGTAAAACTGTGATTGCAGATATAATTATCCCAGAAGAGATAGTTAAAAATAAACTCAAAACTACAGCAGAAGCAATAGTAGAAGTTAACACAGCTAAAAATCTAATTGGATCAGCTATTAGTGGAAGTATGGGATTTAATGCACACTTTGCAAATATGATTGGAGCGATATTTTTAGCTACAGGTCAAGATATAGCTCATGTAGTTGAAGGATCATTAGGAATAACCACAGCAGAAGATAGAGATGGAGATTTATACTTTTCTGTAACCATGCCTGATTTACCAATAGCTACAATTGGTGGTGGAACAAGCCTTAAAACAGCAAATGAATCATTGGAAATTTTAGGTGTAGCTGGATCTGGAAATGTTAAAAAGTTTGCAGAAATAGTGATAGCTACCGTTTTAGCTGGAGAATTATCTTTAATGGGTGCATTAGCTGCAGGACATCTAGCTAGAGCTCACAAAGAATTAGGAAGAGCTTAA
- the sucD gene encoding succinate--CoA ligase subunit alpha, whose translation MILLNEDTRCLVQGITGKQGSFHTEQMLQYNTNIVAGVTPGKGGQQFQNVPIFDSIEAAKEETNVNASIIFVPAPFAKDAAFESIKHLDLVVIITEHIPVHDSMEIMAYGKNKDVTVIGPNTPGIISPKVGKMGIMPTHIFSEGNVGVISRSGTLTYEVASQLTREGIGQSTCIGIGGDPVIGTNYSTILQKFEDDPETEKIVMIGEIGGNAEEKAAEYIDKNISKPVVSYIAGITAPPGKRMGHAGAIIEGNSGTAESKMRALKKAGVSVAKKPSDIVELIKTI comes from the coding sequence ATGATCTTATTAAATGAAGATACAAGATGTTTAGTTCAAGGAATTACAGGAAAACAAGGATCGTTCCATACAGAGCAAATGCTTCAATATAATACAAATATTGTAGCCGGCGTAACTCCTGGAAAAGGAGGGCAACAATTTCAAAATGTACCTATATTTGATTCTATCGAAGCAGCTAAAGAAGAAACAAATGTCAATGCTTCAATAATATTTGTTCCAGCTCCTTTTGCAAAAGATGCAGCTTTTGAATCAATAAAGCATTTAGATCTTGTAGTTATTATCACAGAACATATACCAGTCCATGATTCAATGGAAATAATGGCTTATGGGAAAAATAAAGATGTTACTGTTATTGGACCTAATACACCAGGAATAATATCTCCAAAAGTTGGAAAGATGGGGATTATGCCAACTCATATATTTTCAGAAGGAAATGTAGGAGTTATATCTAGAAGTGGAACTTTAACCTATGAAGTAGCTAGTCAACTTACCAGAGAAGGAATTGGTCAAAGTACATGTATTGGAATTGGAGGAGATCCTGTAATTGGAACAAACTACTCTACAATACTGCAAAAATTTGAAGATGATCCAGAAACAGAAAAAATTGTGATGATTGGAGAAATTGGAGGAAATGCTGAGGAAAAAGCTGCAGAATATATTGACAAAAACATCTCAAAACCAGTTGTCTCATATATTGCAGGTATAACTGCACCTCCAGGTAAAAGAATGGGACATGCCGGAGCTATAATTGAAGGAAATAGTGGAACTGCAGAAAGTAAAATGAGAGCTCTTAAAAAAGCAGGTGTAAGTGTAGCTAAAAAGCCTTCAGACATCGTTGAATTAATTAAAACAATCTGA
- the aroD gene encoding type I 3-dehydroquinate dehydratase, whose amino-acid sequence MISQTKIAIPILQEKEEDIINTAQDFVKKGADLLELRIDGIANVNSDMVKNIIESINFPVIATNRSKKEGGFFLGSEKERINILKNCCDLENVEYIDIELQTDPCLRNFLIDKCREANVKTIISFHDFEKTPSVDYLLKIVNEEKELGDVAKIAVMPRNLEDTINVLAIMSHCDNTIAISMGEIGSYTRVMASKFNAPFTFATGGDVTAPGQIDIETMKLLINMDLMDHDDLLDDI is encoded by the coding sequence TTGATTTCACAGACTAAAATAGCTATTCCTATTCTACAAGAAAAAGAAGAAGATATAATTAATACTGCTCAAGATTTTGTTAAAAAAGGGGCTGATCTTCTTGAACTTAGGATTGATGGTATAGCTAATGTTAATTCTGATATGGTTAAAAATATTATTGAGTCTATTAATTTTCCAGTTATAGCAACTAATCGTTCTAAAAAGGAAGGAGGATTCTTTTTAGGTAGTGAAAAAGAAAGGATAAATATTCTTAAAAATTGTTGTGATTTAGAAAATGTTGAGTATATTGATATAGAACTTCAAACTGATCCTTGTCTTCGAAATTTTCTTATTGATAAATGTAGAGAAGCTAATGTTAAAACTATCATATCTTTTCATGATTTTGAAAAAACACCTTCAGTTGATTATTTACTTAAAATTGTAAATGAAGAAAAAGAATTAGGTGATGTAGCTAAAATTGCTGTTATGCCAAGAAATTTAGAGGATACTATAAATGTTTTAGCTATAATGTCTCATTGTGATAATACAATAGCTATATCTATGGGTGAAATAGGAAGTTATACTCGAGTTATGGCCTCTAAATTCAATGCACCTTTTACATTTGCTACTGGTGGAGATGTGACAGCTCCTGGTCAGATTGATATTGAAACTATGAAACTACTAATAAACATGGATCTAATGGATCATGATGATCTTTTAGATGATATTTAG